aacattttattgaacGTTTCAAGAAGGTAACAGAAACAGACGTGGATCATTTCATGTACTAGGGAACccaccagaaaaaaacatgcgCATACACACACCAGCGCTGTGTTTACTTGGAAAACTACTTGTGAATGTAAAGCAAAACAGTATTGCATCAGTGTTTCTGGAGGTAAAATGGACAATCTTATTGAACTGGAAAACAGAAAGGGGACTGTTGCAGTATCTGTCTCAAAGAATACACTGCTTAGGAAAGTATTCAGCTGCTTTGGAAACTTCATTTATATCTGGCATTAATTTAAATCACTTTATAGAAATCTATTCTATGATATTAAAGAGTAGATTTCTATtgatgagtggaaaaaaaagacacaaaatgtcacaaaaacttCCAAAGGGGCTGAATTCCTTTTATAGTCTCTGCATATGGACGGATTAGCAAAGAAGCAGGTGGCGTATGACCTCTGATGAAATCATAGTGAATGATGAATCCCTATAAGGtcaaaattagaaaaaacagGACAAATACAAAATACGATTTGATGTAGGAAGAAGGATATGGACATTTTATCTTGCCACACACTAACCCCTatatttatgttaatgtttatactgtgtgtgttttacgaTATTTTGTAATGTGGTGTGCATGTCATGGTTTgtctcaaaaataaaaaatagaagaaacaCCTCATATTAGCTTTGGCTTatctttaaaatgcatttttgcacagaacaaGGACTGAAGATTTGGACCCTGATCTCTTAAACTCAGGAGGGGATGACTCTCAATGACCAGTATAGAGAGGAATCATTACAGCAACCACTAACACTTTAAATGTACATATCTGCATGTAGGTATTGTATTGAAAGAGTACTCCACCTATTTAGCATTGCACTCCGGTAAAGTTGTTGGACTCAGGATggacaatttttaaaaaaaaaaggataaaaattaATGAAGTAGAACCAAAGATATCGTCTTCTTAATTCCATGAATTGTTCTTCCTTGTCACTTCCGTCTAACTCCACACTCCAGGGTTCCCTTTTAAAAATAGACCTCATCAACAGAAATCATCTGAACCTAttctttaacctttaacctttgtAAGAATGTGTTGCCAGCTTCATTTGGTTCCTTTTCTGTAATAATCTGGAGCAGCAGTTTAAGTGCTGCATCAGGCTCGGCACATTTTCCACCAACACGTACTTTAACACAAAAATCACATGCAGCACTTCATGCTGAAGATGACCACCGACTACCGCATATATCAAGAGAAGCCCACATGTGGGCAAAAGTCGGTGATAATATTGCAGTGCCACATCAAGTCATTTTATTGTTGACATTTGCGTTTTGTCCGCACCAGTACAGCTTGTCctcgcctctcctcctcctcctccactggcAGAGCAGAAGCATGCGGAAGGTCTTCTGGAAGGTCTTGTTGCAGAGGGCGTAGCACATGGGGTTGATGGTGCTGTTGACGTAGCACAGCCAGTAGCCCAGGTGCCAGAGGGACATAGGGATGCACTCGGTGCAGAAAGTGGAGATGAGCACCATGATGTTGTACGGCGTCCATGTGAGGATGAAGGCCAGGAGGATGGCACTGAGAGTCTGGGCtgccttcttctccttcaccagcaccatcctcttcctcttggtGATCTGGTTCTTCAGCGCGGGGTCCATGGGcttggaggtggtggaggaggaggatggggaggCATTTTTGGCAGGCTGCTCTGCCTCTGAGGGGCAGGGTGTTGCAGGTGTAGGATTTCCGTTTTTACCCTTTGAGCCAGGTTTGAACTTATAAGAGATGCACTTTTTACTGGTTTTCTTTAGAGGAGTGGAAAAATACTGATCTTCTGTAAAGTCAGTCACCTGCCCATTCTTATTACTTTGCCCGCTACCTTGCTCTTTGAAAGATCCCTGTGGGGTTTCTATTGAAACGtgatgctcctcctcctcagatgaGGTGTAGCTGTTAAAGGAAGTGATCTGATCTGCTTTTGCCCACGCATCATCTGACCTAGTGGTTGTCTTTGTGGTGTTACTTTGGTTGGACGAGGACCAGGAGGCCTGACTCcggtctctcctctctctggtgAAATGAAAGCAAGAATGAATAATAGTTTTCTGTGGTTTAGTCCCCTCTGGAACATTTTCTGTTGCGAGCCCTTGCAGCTCTGCCAGATCTTTGGTGCGTTTCTGCGTCTCCTTGTAAATTCTACAGTATAGGATAGTCATAACAGAGACTGGGATGTAAAAAGCAGCAATTGCTGTCCCAAATGTGATCACAGGCTCAGTTAAAAACTGTATCTGACACtggtctctctcctcctccttcttttctcctgttttctctcctgtaAAGTACTGCCAGCACAGAATGGGTGGTGCCCAGAGGACAAATGACACCAGCCATGCAAGGCCTATCATGATGGCAGCTCTCTTTGGAGTCCTCTTTGCCCTGTAAGTCAGTGGCCTTGTGATGGAGAAGTACCTGTCAAAGCTGATGACAAGTAAGTTCATAACTGAAGCATTGCTGGCTACATAATCCACTGCAAGCCAGAGGTCACATGCTAGGTTCCCCAAGGACCAGTAACCCATCAGTATATATGTGGTGTACAAGTTCATGGACAGCACTCCTATGATGAGGTCAGCAAACGCCAAACTCAGCAGGTAGTAGTTGTTAACAGTCTTCAGCTGGCTGTTTACTTTGAAAGAAAGCATCACCAGCACATTGCCAACTATAGTTATCAAGCTGACAATGGCTGACACAGTAGCAATGGTTATAACCTCCCAAAGGCTGTGAGGAGCAGCATGTGACGTGTTGCCATAAGTGCTGTTTGGAGAATCCATGGTGCTGTGTTATCTGTCCGTGCTATCGGTGTCAGGTCAGTATGAAGTGACCCTCTGTGGCTCCATGTGGAATGAGCAGGTTTCctgaaatggaaagaaaaacagtaatgAGACACAACTGCACAGAATTATTagtcatattttttattatatcacGATAAACcacaaaaactgtcaaaacatgTAGCAGtagttttcagtttatttaaatgtctttggtGAACATGTTTGTGAGTTACAACATCACGTCTAATACAGCAGCTTTTTAATATGATGTTGCTATTTGAATGAATTAACccactttattttgtttgataaaaaactCGTCGTAAAATACATTACGtcattacagaaataaaaaacacatatgcTGCATTGTTGTACTCAGGAGAAAGTAGTATTTAAAACTCTACtattatttcaattaatttttaatAGACCTCAAACGTTAAATGTAATTTCGCCATTTTGCAGTCCCACATCCAATCCTAATTGTTATTTGATGAAACGCaataatatatttgaatttaaaatattttgatggaggtaaatcaaataaattagtAATTTATGTATTCGTTGTTCTGtttattcacctttttattcTTACTCCAGTTGTAAAGTAAATTTATATTTCCTTCTATATTGGTTGaatttttgtattgtttatattttgatCGTTCTCTACATGTCCGTGTACAAATCGGCACAAATACGTAGATGTACCATATATTTTGGTCCATATGAAACCCGGAACCTTAATGCCATCTTATCGTAGGACCTCATTCAATGTAGCACCCGGTCCAAAAAGCCACCGCTGTCTCTGAAGCGTGGATGTAAGACGCGGATTAAGACACGGTAGAGAAAACATCTATGCCCTGAAGCCACTACGTGGTGTCACTTGCTAAAGTGTCCGGCCACAACAGACGGCAATGGAAGGTAGACCGAGCAGAGGCAGGGGAGGCAGTTGGAAAAGAGGTGGCCGAGGTGGACACGACAGTGACAGCTTTGGCGGTGAGCACCGGGGCAGAGGCCGAGGAGGCCACCATCGCGGCCGGGGCAAAAGAGACCACTACCGCGGTCGTGGACGCGGGGGAAGCGCGCATGCAGCAGAGTTCCATAACCGGGTGAGAGAGCACGGAGTATGCATCCCATAGGCGGTCCTGTTATATCACTCTGCCGAACTGCATTGAAAACATAGTGAATTCCGTAGTTTTCCTCACTGCGTTAACTCACATTGTGGGACGATGACATAAAACTAAGTACTTTCTCCTCTTCAGTTCGGCCTAATTAATTAGTGTAATTGTCAGCCGGTGCTGCAGCTCATCTGCACCAAAATCCTTTGCGGAAGGTGCAGAGGCCGGTACAGAgcgctgtaaaaaaaaaaaaaaactttaaatattcatatgtTGTTAAAATGAAGTTATGCTTCGTGGATAACCTGAAAGCTAACTTTAGGCTCCACTGTAACTTTACAGCTACCACTGTGCTATGTACTAACACTGTGCATTGATTCATTACTTTGCACTAGAGGTGGGGTTCATGGTATCACGCTTCTCTATTGTACATTATGCACATTATGGGATTCTGTCTTCACGTACAGAGTGAGACTGAACAGAATGAAACCTTACTAGAGTATCATCAGGCACTTGAAATGCCTCCCACAGCACTTTAACATTGTCATTGTACAATCTGGGCCTTTGGTATGACACTAGAGGGTTCAGCTTAATTTCCACAGGGATGTTCAGTCAGTCGATGCTCCTGTCATGGTAACTACAGAACTAGAAGTTAAACAATAGGGGCTCTGTGATTGCAATCATAAAAAAGCCCCTTTGGTTCATATGGGCTTCTTGATTGCAATCATGAAAATCTCCTTTGGTGCATCCATTGCTGCCGTGTGGTCTTGATGATATTGTTTGTGGGGCGGGGGgagcactgttttgttttttgtgtgtttgagtttcgACAAGGCCCCAGAAAAGCTGAGCACAACCACAGCTTTGTCAGTGTGACACATTTGTCAGTCTGcatgtttccatgacaacattATTAAAAGGTTTTTGCAGCTATCTgacaaaacaggaagaaatcTGTGACTTAGACAAATTTAACGAGTTCAGTTTTGGCACCGACATCTGTTCTTTGTCGTACAGTGGGACATGGCTTTTACCTTGATCCTTTTGTTAGATGTGGCTACCAATCATGAATAGGAGCTAAGTGTTAATGGCATCTTTACAAAACACTCTTTGAATTGTACTGTGTGGAACACCGTCAATGGAAATATAATTTTTGGTTATGGGGGGAAATCTTAGTCACAGCAAAGCAATCAGTTTAGACTTTTTGAAGTTAGTaaaaatgagacaaacaaaatctgaattattcttttttgtttttgttttttttagatgatctgttatttctctttgttgtgGTCTAAGGCTGTATTTTCATTACAGATTAATGgcagttatttttctgttaataGACTCATGGATTAATAGACTAATCATTGAATCTCTATTCTGAACAGTCCCTGTCTTCACATCATCTGATGTTTGTGGAGAATGGAGTATTCACCTAAGATTTTTGAACTTTGCAAGACTTTTGTGTGCTTCCTTTCCCTCTGTCCTAACCTAAGTTTCAAATAGTACATTTTTTGAATTATGGAAGCAAGACATTTCATTGACGTTTCTTGTAAATTGGTTAAATTGGCATTCGACCAATTGAACTTCATGCTTGTCTGCACTTAAGGTGCAGTTGGACCAGATTTTGCGAGGCAAATAGAATTGTGCAGTGTGACAAACAGCAGACCAGACAAGAAACAGTGTGGGTGAGGTTGTAAAAGCGTTGCTCATTGTGTTGTGCCGCCATGTTTTCTTTCAGCACCAAGATGAAGGAgacaatgttcaggaggaagatGAAAGGAGGGAGGTTTTCTCCAGGAGGAAACTGGAGTCAAATTGGGATCGTTACGCGGAGTCAGAGAAACGGGAGCCCGATGACAACATGCCCACTCAGAGAGGAACGGATTACCTCGTCCTGCTGGAGTCAGCAGGTAAGATGTGGACACGAAAAGCTGggagagtttgtgtttgttttgccagCCACACTTGTTGCTGCTTAGTCAGCTCTCAGCCGGAGTCAAGTCAGGCATCGGAGCTttccaaaaacaattaaatgttCCTATAATGCTGACTCCTCTGGGCTTAGATTTGTTACATGAATGAGTTTCTTTCAAAGGTAGAATTGTATAAGTAAACTAAATAATTAGCAGAGAACAAGGAAGGACATAAATCATTTGCAGATTGAATTTTTGGACTTCTTTTAGCAGTTTCTGGGatagtggctctgtgagcacgacaaataaaaccaaaaagatGAAGTGACAAATTGACAGTTagttgctgtgtctcaatttaCGTACTTCAATACTCACACTGTCTATTTTGAGTACACAAGTGCTTTCGCATTGATAAGTATGGCAACATGCAATGCACAGTAAGTACCCAGATGGTGCACTCAGAACTGTCAGAAAATTGAGTGTAAAACCATGAACATTTCTCATCCTCAACGGTTGCCATCTTGCCTACATAGTGGAAGGGGAAACGACAACTATGTGTTTTTCATAGGCGTGAACACGGCGACCGAGGAACACATTGTCGGCGCCGATAGCGGCCTAATTTCACAATTGTCGCAATGACCCAGGGggcacacacaggaaagtaaaatgtTCAATTTAAGTCAATTGAGCAAAGCAGCCGGCAGTCAGGCAACAATCACGGTCACATGTTGCGATTGTCATTTCCGGTGAGTGCACAACAGCACTGTTTGATTTGGGACATTACTCCCCTGTTGAAATTGACACACTACGCCAGTGAgtatactgtgtacacagtgcGCTACATGTGAGTGCACTGATGAAGTGTCAGTCATTTCCGCCACGGCACATTTCcccttgtttttatttgctccatttttatcaataataataaaacatcagttGATTAAAGAAAGGGTATAATTGTATTAtgctcatgtgtttgtgttgttaatTTGATTGTTCGGGAAAATATACTCTGTGTCAAATACTCCACTGAGACTGATTGTACTTTTCTGAAGTTGTGTCTTTATCCTAATTAGTTACAAGGAAATGTCTGTTGTCTTAAGGGGCTTTAATTGCTCTGTATGGACACTGCTGTCGGATGGCTGCATAGAAGAtccttgtttgtctttgtttgcaCATTTCAGCCTCAGTGGTCAGTGTTTTGCCCCCTGGGCTCTCTACAGTCTCATCCCTGTGTCTGTTGATATTTCTTTCCCCAAAGGAGCACAGGGTAGAGAGCTTAGCGAGCTCAGCGTGTCTTATTAGAGCACAGCTCCAGATCGCTTCAAGTACAGGACTGATTTTCCGAAAACAGTCCCCATGTTGGGACTGTCACGTTTAGCTCATGTCTCAAGTTGAGTTAAATAAGGCAGAGGGTTAGTCCTCAAATCTGTCAACTGTGCTGCCAAcggtttttttatttttattttttatgatatgaCAGACTGGGAAGCAGACAGTCTCATTTTAGCAGCTCCCACGTGTGCAGTAATTTAGCCAAAGTTactggtgtgtgttttaaattgcTGTCACCATTGGCTTTCTAGCATTTGTTAAGGAGAAACTCCTCTCTAGATTTtagaagaaggaaaaacaaagcttCACCGGCGTCTGTGGGTTGAATCGTTGTAGGCGAAAGTAAACACGCCGCCATTACTGAGCTGGCACCTCACCCCCAAACCAGCACAGTAACAGTGTGATGTGTGGAAAGGATTTAACTTCTTTAACACTTTTGTCAATAAGTCTGTCCAGGACAGTGCATATAGTCTGCAGCCTTAcatgtggaaaaataaagattatcaAAGATGAATCAAAATTTAGTCCAGTTTTAATTAACAGCTAGATGTCGTCTCTGAGCTGTGCTGCTTCATGTCATCTGACAATAAACTTCAACgttagaaaacacacaaagcaagaTCCACAAATCAGTTTCACTCTTCTACatctgcagtaaatcctcacattgtctctctcagctctgctgGCAAAGGGCCGACCCGGAACCGATAATGACGGAGCTACACGGGGCAGAGGGCGagccaccacccccccaccaacTATCTCTTCCTATCTGTGAACTGTTATGTTTCCTGGCTGACGTTCTACTTTACTGACCTGTTTTTTGAGTTTAGCTCAGTTTCAGTGAGCAGCTTCTCTTGTATGATTTTTAACAACATCTCCAGTTCCCAGCAGACTGAGTATACTGAGAGATATGAAACCTCTTTTGACCTGAAACTTCCCTCTGTGCTCAGACTTTCGTGgcatgtttgtttctctccttcacAGGCTTTATTTGTGTCATCTATTTGTAAGCGCAGTAGCAACATGCACCCCTCGTGGTTTGAAAGTTGGAGTTGAAGGCTGTCCTCTGTATTTATGTCACTCTCAAACTGTATTCGTGCTGTGCCTGTCAAGTCCGACAGAGCTGATCTGCACCTCCTCAAATCTCTGAGATGCTGTGGCTGAGGAGATGCCACATGAAGGAGATGTTACACGGCCTGTGGAggactgtgattggtcagtttagggtgctggtgttttttttcacatgtttctGATGCCTTCAGAGATTGCTGATAATGAGGACAACACGGAGCAGGTCGAGTGCTGCCTGGCTGGTTTTCCATCCAACTGCACAACTTTTTATTTCCGTTTATTACAACTaggttaaaacattttttcctaTTCGATTCTGTTACTATTTGTTCTTACATTTGATCATATCATATTTTAATGTAGCATTCTCCAAAAACTTGGTTGGaattattattgtaactgtAGTTTTGAGTTTGTCTACTTCTACTGATAAAATAGCTTGAAGGCTTTCATCAAATCTGGCAACCCTGCTAAgctattattcatttaaaagaaaatgaatccaCAATAATTTTGATAGTAGattaatttgtttgtcatttatcCAGCAAACaaaacttttctctgttttttattatagtaAGTGGTCAGACAGCTAATTTGCAGAGGTGACATTGGGCTGTAGGAAAATGTGATGGTCCCTTGTCGCTTTCATCTGTCAGAAACAATTAAATGATTGAtagtataaataaatgtcagattAATCAAGCACTTAACTTTAATTAACACAAGGATTGTGATGATTGTCTCTTTTTCAGGAGCTACTAGAACATTTGGTTTTGTGATGTGGCTGCATTGTCAGTGCAAACCTTCCTCTAGGGGCCTACAGCTGAGAAACCAAACAAGCATCTTTGCATCTTTTCCACTTCCATGCACTCTTGCTTACATTGTTCAGCGTGCTATCTTTTATCCTCTGGTACACAGAGTACATTTGGAGCTGCTGAGAACTGGAGCTAAAGCTACAACCAGTGTTAAGCTAGTTGGCCAAAAAAGGTGATTCTGAATCTGATCCTGATGCAGTTCCAACCTCGAGGCATTTATCACAGGACTTGCTGGAACACCTCGATGTAGGAAGTACAAATCTCGCTTCACCTTGTTTCCCTCTCACCAAGTCTCTTCTCATCATGACTGAGTAGGTTTCAtaacacactgctgcaggtAGTGGAGTACTTCACTGTATAAACTGTCTCCACCAAACTGTTGtggtgtataaatatataacataatCTAGTGTTAGAGCACTTGAATTTTAAACCGGACACGAGGCCTTACACTAACATTAGCCTTGTGCTGAGTGAGAAAGGTCCACCAGTAATACTGACATGATTGAGTTtccctgttctttttttgttgttatttttttggtcttttctgtGCCTTTTTATTAGAGTAGcagtgagagagcgagacaggAAGGTTTGGGCTACATGCAACAAAGGGCCGTGGGTACGATTTCCCTGTTTTAAGCCCAATGAACTGgaaagaatttaaaatatattttactacTTAATTACgcatttttgttttggtaaatTTGTCCTGTTACAGGCCTGTTGCATCCTGTAGCTTTTTCTAACAGTGAACTGGTGCAGTAGCTTGCAGAGACTAGAAAGAAAGTATTTGCATTAGTTTAGGTTTAAGAAAAAAGGGTTTGATTCACACTACCAACATCAGTTTTTATCATGAAAGTGAAACAAGTTATTGCAAATATAACTAAAGTATCACCTGTCGGCAGCTTATGTCTGAAAATATTGGTGTCGAAGGTGTTTAATGAGGATCCACGTTTGTCAAGCCATTACTTCTTCAGCATTGCTGATGGATGTGAAAAGTAGACATGTCATATTTGGACCAAAACTCTAATTTGTTGAATTCAGCATTCTGTTAAATACTTGCTATATGGAGAAATTAAgccatttttataataaatcaattcatttttaactCCTGATGAGTGTTTTGAGCAGTTCACTGTGTTTGtaggactgtttttttttctcacgcCATTAGAGGAGCTGGAGAGTGTTGAAGCGCCGTGttgtctctctcattctcttgtAGCGTAAATGCCAGAGGTGCTCTTGTGAGTTGTTTGACTCCCAtctcttgtctctgttttttgcCCACATTGTCAGATTAGTCATGCCGTACAGCAAGAGGCTGCTGCTCTCTAGAGGACACTTAATTGTACGTGGGAGGTGATGCTTTCAAGAGTCGTTTTTCTGGCCAATTAAGGTAGCCAGGAAATCAGGAATTTGCCACAGAAACCTCCCTTCTCCTCTTGGCTGAAGTTGTTACAGAATACTTACTGTGGAGCTTATATCACCATCACTTTTTGTATCCAAGGTGTTGAagtattctgtttgttttagtggCAAGATTGGGCAGGATGTACAGGTCAGAAGTATGCTCAGATGTTATGTATTTCAGGATGGAAATGGCCTACAGCACTGTTTCTCAACCTTTTGTAATGTATCTTGCAATTCTTTAGAGATTTAAAATCCCAGAGCTGAGAGGTCGAGAGCAGAGCTTTACCTACAGTGTGGTGGAGGCGGCAGGCGTGATGGAGATTATGGGCTaattttacaacatttaaatcaaataGACACAATGTTTTTCCTAATCCACACTGCAGTGTGTCTTACTTTTAACTACAAGGTGCCTGTCATAACAGACACTTCATCTAATAATGTTGCCATCCAGGGATTTCAGAGCTGAGCACATGTGACGgcccaaaaacaaaactgtataaATATTTATCTGAGTGGatgttggttgtttttctctgagctgACATTTAGGGGCAGAAAGCTGTGTAACACTGAGACTATGCCTCTATTAAAAGAAGATCTTAAGAACTCagaacaaaacaatcaattaattgaaGATTAATCTGCAGCTATTCTGATAATTATTTTAGTCCTCTTAAGACAAAATTAGAAAATGTCATTTACTCCAGCTGATTTAAaaagtttctttgttttatgagggatagtaaattgaatatctttgaatTTTTGACTCAAACAAGAGATTCAAATATGTCATCTTTCACTTCGGGAAACTGTGACGTCCAGTTTTCACTATTGTCTGACCATTTATAGAccaaataataatcaataaattgaGAAAAAATCAGCAGTTGCTGCCTTATGACTTCAACAATATCAAAATCAGTCTCTTATTATCTCATATTGGCAGACTTCAGATATGTTTTGCATCGTAACTGACATTTTGGAGCCGGTTTGTGATTCTTTTCGactcatgctgctgctgttattttaacATTACCGTGCTCTCAGTTGTGGCTGCTATTTGGCAAAGGGAACTGAGTTTTCTTTAAATCCTGTGATGTAGTACACACTGTAGTACTTTTCTGTACATGAATGAGACAGCTGAGGAAAGGATGGACAGCTTCAGTCTTTATGTTACACTTTATATCGTGTGTTAAATGGGTCAGATTTGCCACACGGGGTGTTCGGTTGGTTTACAGCACTAAGGGAAATTGCTTTATGGCACAGCGGGTCGAGTGTGTTGTCCTTGTAGCAGGAAAATACTGGAACatagatgtgtgtttttggcaGTGATGGAGGATGGAAGGAaagaacagtaaaaaaaaatattgctacTCAGTCAGTTGCTCTTCTGTCTGCACAGGAGAGTGGGACTAACCACCAATACCTTTTACATTAGCGTGGTTCACGACCTGTGAATCTCTGCCCACATCTCAAATTTTCAGCTATTAACATGTGAAAGTGaagtagaaaatgaaatgacatttcagTAACTATCAGTCTactgtggcagagaaaacacagataacAAAGCTccctttttgactttttaaagctTCTGGTGTTTCACATCTCGAGTGCCAGATGTAACAGACTtagggagtgtgtgtgcgtgtgtgcgtgtgtgcgtgtgtgtgtgtgtgtgtgaatctgacAGAAGGAACACCTATCACCAGAGCTGTTATTCATCTGAAATCATGAATTCATGTTCATCTTAATTAAGTGTGATAACACAATCTGAAACATGAATAAACTCATTGTATAATCTacagaacatttcaaacatgTGAGAGACGTCTTTAAAGTGCTCAGAAAACACTGGGAGTTTGAACGTCTACATTTCCATAACAACTGGGCCAACGCCATCCTACTGAAGAAGATCAtctgatatgatcaaaagctcccGATCAGCTGCTAAATGAATCTTGAGATGAGATTTTTCAGTCAAGATTTGAAATGATACAAATCTCATGTTGTGAAATTTAGATAAATGAGTTCAAGAAAGTCCGTCAACATTTTAACAACTGAAATCTGTTCATCAGCTTT
The window above is part of the Seriola aureovittata isolate HTS-2021-v1 ecotype China chromosome 19, ASM2101889v1, whole genome shotgun sequence genome. Proteins encoded here:
- the LOC130187304 gene encoding muscarinic acetylcholine receptor M5-like, with translation MDSPNSTYGNTSHAAPHSLWEVITIATVSAIVSLITIVGNVLVMLSFKVNSQLKTVNNYYLLSLAFADLIIGVLSMNLYTTYILMGYWSLGNLACDLWLAVDYVASNASVMNLLVISFDRYFSITRPLTYRAKRTPKRAAIMIGLAWLVSFVLWAPPILCWQYFTGEKTGEKKEEERDQCQIQFLTEPVITFGTAIAAFYIPVSVMTILYCRIYKETQKRTKDLAELQGLATENVPEGTKPQKTIIHSCFHFTRERRDRSQASWSSSNQSNTTKTTTRSDDAWAKADQITSFNSYTSSEEEEHHVSIETPQGSFKEQGSGQSNKNGQVTDFTEDQYFSTPLKKTSKKCISYKFKPGSKGKNGNPTPATPCPSEAEQPAKNASPSSSSTTSKPMDPALKNQITKRKRMVLVKEKKAAQTLSAILLAFILTWTPYNIMVLISTFCTECIPMSLWHLGYWLCYVNSTINPMCYALCNKTFQKTFRMLLLCQWRRRRRGEDKLYWCGQNANVNNKMT